A genomic window from Pelagicoccus albus includes:
- a CDS encoding NAD(P)-dependent oxidoreductase, with translation MKLWKNTATLDRLLEECSSCVELKEAELAIIGSKPIPLEDMPRLKGLFKCGVGTDNVPFEECERRGIRVCLPSESTASIIYEETASFATSLIFRMLFSDVGTISPWKKAPRVASSRRKVLVIGTGNIGSRVVKKLLPTVSVSSYDIAVQNDSSLEDLLAEADVVSLHIPLTDENRSWFGPDLLGKMKDGAALVNTARGPIVDEEALFSEIQSGRLRAAFDVFWKEPYEGRLAAFHPDRFFMTPHVASNCEDFTAGLADDFRRFAKTI, from the coding sequence ATGAAGCTTTGGAAAAACACGGCGACTTTGGATCGTCTGCTTGAGGAGTGCTCCTCCTGTGTAGAACTGAAGGAGGCGGAGCTCGCCATCATCGGCAGCAAGCCGATCCCGCTGGAGGACATGCCGCGCTTGAAGGGGCTCTTCAAATGTGGAGTGGGCACGGACAACGTTCCCTTTGAAGAATGCGAGAGAAGGGGCATTCGGGTTTGCCTGCCCAGCGAAAGCACTGCGTCGATCATTTACGAAGAAACCGCGTCCTTCGCGACCTCGCTGATATTTCGCATGCTGTTCAGCGATGTGGGTACGATTTCACCTTGGAAAAAAGCTCCACGCGTCGCTTCGTCGCGTCGAAAGGTATTGGTTATCGGTACCGGAAACATCGGAAGCCGTGTAGTGAAAAAACTATTACCAACGGTGAGCGTGAGCTCGTACGACATCGCGGTACAGAATGATAGCTCGCTGGAGGACTTGTTGGCGGAAGCGGATGTGGTAAGCCTGCATATTCCCTTGACTGATGAGAATCGATCCTGGTTTGGCCCGGATCTGCTCGGGAAGATGAAAGATGGTGCTGCGTTGGTGAATACGGCCCGAGGTCCCATCGTGGACGAGGAGGCGCTTTTCAGCGAAATCCAGAGCGGGCGCTTGCGGGCAGCCTTCGACGTCTTTTGGAAGGAGCCTTACGAAGGCCGCCTGGCTGCGTTCCATCCAGACCGCTTTTTTATGACGCCGCACGTGGCCAGCAATTGTGAAGATTTCACCGCCGGTTTGGCGGACGACTTTCGCCGCTTCGCGAAAACAATTTAG
- a CDS encoding SIS domain-containing protein, which yields MSEPRYYASFCAELNRALQELEVTARSGQVIEVEQGFELLCRRAATIRDMGRNMFLCGNGASAAFANHMALDWTKAGGVPTFSFSDSALLTAMGNDLGYEQAFSAPLSWYAKSGDLLVVISSSGNSPNILKSIEVARSKGMEVFSFTGMSPDNKARTLGDMNFYVPAETYGITESAHQALLHVWLDKFIDIKYGPEKGTDH from the coding sequence ATGAGTGAGCCCCGTTATTATGCCTCTTTTTGTGCCGAACTGAATCGGGCTTTGCAGGAGTTGGAGGTGACTGCCCGGTCTGGGCAGGTGATCGAAGTCGAACAAGGCTTCGAGCTGCTTTGTCGCCGGGCGGCCACGATTCGTGACATGGGTCGAAACATGTTTCTCTGCGGAAACGGGGCGAGTGCAGCCTTTGCCAATCACATGGCCCTCGATTGGACCAAGGCAGGGGGCGTTCCCACATTCTCCTTTAGCGATTCGGCTTTGCTGACCGCCATGGGAAACGATCTTGGCTACGAGCAGGCCTTTAGCGCTCCGCTTAGCTGGTATGCGAAAAGTGGAGACTTGCTTGTGGTGATCAGCTCGTCGGGAAATTCGCCGAACATTCTGAAGTCGATCGAAGTGGCCCGTTCCAAGGGGATGGAAGTCTTCAGCTTTACGGGAATGAGCCCCGACAACAAGGCCCGCACGTTGGGCGACATGAATTTCTATGTGCCGGCGGAGACCTACGGAATCACGGAGTCCGCTCATCAGGCCTTGCTTCACGTTTGGCTGGATAAGTTTATCGATATCAAGTACGGGCCGGAGAAAGGAACAGATCATTAG
- a CDS encoding cytidylyltransferase domain-containing protein — MKIAMIPARMGSQRLKKKNLRELLGVPLIVRAIQKCQEADCFDEIWVNSEHPDFGPIAEANGVRFHQRPEHLGNNAATSEQYVAEFLETHPCESLFQVHSIAPLLTVKDIKSFVQRMESNDADSLLSVENIQIECALRGEPVNFSLKEKTNSQELDPVQRICWSITAWCRETYLEAARAGKCATYSGRVAMHPVNPLAAHVIKTEEDLAIAEALYPLVMNAC, encoded by the coding sequence ATGAAGATAGCGATGATCCCCGCCCGCATGGGCAGCCAGCGACTGAAAAAGAAAAACCTGAGAGAGCTTCTCGGGGTGCCTTTGATTGTTCGGGCTATTCAGAAATGCCAAGAAGCGGACTGCTTCGATGAGATCTGGGTAAATTCCGAGCATCCCGATTTCGGGCCGATCGCGGAGGCGAATGGGGTTCGCTTTCACCAGCGACCCGAGCATCTCGGCAACAATGCCGCGACCAGCGAACAATACGTGGCCGAGTTTCTGGAGACGCACCCCTGCGAGAGCTTGTTTCAAGTTCACAGCATCGCGCCTTTGCTGACGGTTAAGGATATCAAGAGCTTCGTGCAGCGTATGGAATCTAATGATGCGGATTCGCTTTTGAGCGTTGAGAACATTCAGATCGAGTGTGCCCTGCGCGGAGAGCCTGTGAACTTCAGCCTGAAGGAAAAAACCAACTCTCAAGAGTTGGATCCGGTGCAGCGTATTTGCTGGTCGATTACAGCCTGGTGTCGTGAGACCTATTTGGAAGCCGCTCGCGCGGGAAAGTGCGCCACCTACAGCGGCCGGGTGGCTATGCACCCGGTCAACCCACTGGCAGCCCACGTGATTAAGACCGAGGAAGACCTCGCCATCGCGGAGGCTCTTTACCCGCTTGTCATGAACGCCTGCTAG
- the glf gene encoding UDP-galactopyranose mutase: MSKRILIVGAGFYGSVLARELTDAGCSCKLIERREQIGGNCFTRYNEEADCHQHVYGPHIFHTNSEEVWRYLTRFTKFNNFVNRPKSMSAGKLYSLPINLMTLYQVYGVNTPEEAKATIEKVRIPCDSPNNLEDWCLSQVGPEIYELLIKGYTMKQWRRDPKELPASIIKRLPIRFNFDDNYFRDRYQGIPEEGYTKIFERMLEGIDVELGVDFLADRDEWIRRFDHVVFTGPIDAFFNYTEGTLEYRSLRFESEILDTPDFQGNALINYGETQVPYTRIAEHKHFDLSYSKDKTLITREYSQEWQEGMERYYPVGTQENLDTLRRYQLLAKEAGLPVTFGGRLGQYKYFDMHQVIAAALTKAKRFLQDGFEVSDEEEN, from the coding sequence ATGAGTAAGCGTATTCTCATCGTAGGAGCTGGCTTCTACGGCTCGGTCCTAGCTCGTGAGCTCACTGACGCGGGGTGTTCTTGCAAGCTCATCGAACGCCGCGAGCAAATCGGGGGAAACTGTTTTACTCGCTACAACGAGGAGGCAGATTGCCATCAGCATGTCTACGGTCCCCATATTTTCCATACAAATTCTGAGGAGGTTTGGAGATACTTGACCCGTTTTACCAAGTTTAATAATTTTGTAAATCGTCCCAAGTCAATGAGTGCTGGAAAGCTGTACTCGCTTCCAATAAACCTAATGACCCTGTATCAAGTTTACGGGGTCAATACGCCTGAAGAAGCCAAGGCGACAATCGAAAAGGTACGTATTCCTTGCGATTCTCCCAATAATTTGGAGGACTGGTGTCTGTCTCAAGTGGGGCCCGAAATCTACGAACTGCTGATCAAGGGCTATACCATGAAGCAGTGGCGACGGGATCCGAAGGAGCTTCCAGCGTCCATCATCAAGCGGCTTCCCATCCGCTTCAACTTTGACGACAACTACTTTCGCGATCGCTACCAAGGCATCCCCGAGGAAGGCTATACCAAGATCTTCGAGCGAATGCTTGAGGGGATCGACGTCGAGCTAGGGGTGGACTTTTTGGCGGATCGAGACGAATGGATACGACGCTTCGACCATGTGGTCTTTACGGGGCCGATTGATGCCTTTTTCAACTACACCGAAGGAACCTTGGAGTATCGATCCCTGCGCTTCGAGAGTGAGATTCTGGATACTCCGGATTTTCAGGGAAACGCCTTGATCAACTACGGAGAAACTCAGGTGCCCTATACGCGCATTGCAGAGCATAAGCATTTCGATCTTTCGTATTCGAAAGATAAGACGCTCATTACCCGCGAGTATTCCCAGGAGTGGCAGGAAGGGATGGAGAGGTATTACCCGGTCGGTACGCAGGAAAATCTGGATACGCTCCGTCGGTATCAATTGCTGGCTAAGGAGGCTGGCCTGCCGGTGACCTTCGGTGGGCGCCTCGGCCAATACAAGTATTTCGATATGCACCAAGTGATCGCGGCGGCATTGACCAAGGCGAAGCGTTTTCTGCAGGACGGCTTTGAAGTGAGCGACGAGGAAGAGAATTGA